Proteins from a genomic interval of Rubinisphaera italica:
- a CDS encoding carboxylesterase family protein, producing the protein MQNTLIAFALCTGMMCIALENAQAEEPQPGKQVAQKSDVGNGKSIHYWLSLPKDYSDKKPASLLIFLHGSGERGNNLDQVLVHGPPKLIKAGKEFPFIVVSPQLTSDVRRWDVQQLSAMLDDLESKYTIDKSRIYLTGLSMGGYGTWAWGAETPERFAAIAPICGGGDPEKAKQLTKVPIWAFHGMKDRAVPVERSIEMKEAIEAKGGDIKLTLYPNASHDSWTESYNNPELYKWFLSHKRGQ; encoded by the coding sequence ATGCAAAACACTCTTATCGCATTTGCACTCTGCACAGGAATGATGTGCATCGCTTTGGAAAATGCTCAAGCTGAAGAACCACAACCGGGAAAGCAGGTCGCCCAGAAGTCGGACGTCGGAAATGGGAAGTCGATCCATTACTGGCTATCACTTCCGAAAGATTACTCGGATAAGAAACCTGCTTCACTACTCATCTTTCTGCATGGTAGCGGAGAGCGGGGCAATAATCTGGATCAGGTTCTTGTACATGGTCCACCAAAGTTGATTAAAGCCGGCAAGGAGTTTCCCTTTATTGTCGTTTCCCCACAGCTGACTTCAGATGTCCGCCGCTGGGATGTGCAACAGCTTTCCGCCATGCTGGATGATCTGGAATCGAAATACACGATTGATAAAAGTCGCATCTACTTGACTGGCTTGAGCATGGGTGGCTACGGCACCTGGGCCTGGGGAGCAGAAACTCCCGAGCGATTTGCAGCAATCGCTCCGATTTGCGGCGGCGGGGACCCAGAAAAAGCAAAACAACTGACCAAAGTTCCGATCTGGGCGTTTCATGGTATGAAAGATCGTGCGGTGCCTGTCGAACGCTCCATCGAAATGAAAGAGGCGATTGAAGCTAAGGGCGGTGACATTAAACTGACCCTCTACCCCAATGCCTCCCACGATTCCTGGACTGAATCGTATAATAATCCAGAACTCTACAAATGGTTTTTGTCTCACAAACGAGGGCAATAA
- the trmB gene encoding tRNA (guanosine(46)-N7)-methyltransferase TrmB, translating into MSSETDTNSANSTVTEREDLSPWFLTLEDLEGPLTWNDFFQNENSVEIDVGCGRGLFLFNASEIHPDRNYLGMEIDFKEGRRGAKRLKKQERPNARVLGCDANRAFGEFVPEGTVSAIHVYFPDPWWKAKHHKRRLFTADFTTLIYKALKPGGLLHGWTDVFDYWQLMTGHIGEHGGFAELPAPEERAAEHHMDYQTSFERKKRMAGWPIYRGLWQKDG; encoded by the coding sequence ATGAGCTCTGAAACTGACACCAATTCGGCAAACTCGACTGTGACAGAACGTGAAGATTTAAGTCCCTGGTTTCTCACTCTGGAAGACCTGGAAGGTCCACTTACGTGGAATGACTTCTTTCAGAATGAGAATTCTGTGGAGATTGATGTCGGTTGTGGTCGCGGACTCTTTCTCTTCAATGCCAGCGAGATTCATCCCGATCGAAATTATCTGGGAATGGAAATCGACTTTAAGGAAGGACGCCGTGGAGCGAAACGGTTGAAGAAGCAAGAACGTCCCAATGCCCGGGTTCTCGGATGCGATGCCAATCGTGCGTTCGGTGAATTCGTGCCGGAGGGAACCGTTTCAGCTATTCATGTCTACTTTCCCGATCCCTGGTGGAAAGCCAAGCATCATAAACGACGGCTCTTCACTGCCGATTTCACGACGTTGATTTATAAAGCATTGAAACCGGGCGGTTTATTGCATGGCTGGACCGATGTTTTCGACTACTGGCAGTTAATGACCGGGCACATCGGCGAGCATGGAGGCTTTGCCGAACTGCCCGCTCCTGAAGAACGGGCAGCCGAGCACCACATGGATTATCAAACCAGTTTCGAGAGAAAAAAACGCATGGCAGGCTGGCCGATTTATCGCGGATTATGGCAGAAAGATGGGTAG
- a CDS encoding sulfatase-like hydrolase/transferase codes for MPSLTLEREFLLKRIPSFGYAIFIFLWGAFSFIQPNYAVAKSPNVLVIYTDDQGTLDANCYGSEDLITPAIDRLAETGIRLTQMYSPSCICSASRAGLLTGRIPVRAGVPGNVSSEKGKPGLPASEYTMAEMFHDAGYATYHVGKWHLGFTPETMPNGQGFESSFGHMGGCIDNYSHYFFWNGPNRHDLWRNGTEIHEDGQFFPDLMVREVKSAIDATEERPFFIYWAINVPHYPYQGTHEWREKYADLPSPRREYAEFVSTMDQKVGQILDFLEQRKLREETIVVFQSDHGHSTEERAFFGGGNAGPYRGAKGCLFEGGIRVPSLISWPQKIPAGETRDQMATGCDWMPTLASLTEIPPPENMLDGRDLSQCLLDEDQKSPHNFFYWQMGNGNNAQWAVRQGDWKLLGNCRDTSNRGELTAQDKKSFLINLKSDPGESKNVADTHAELVQQLMQLRSQTLDSMK; via the coding sequence ATGCCTTCACTGACATTAGAGCGAGAGTTTTTATTAAAGCGAATCCCCAGTTTTGGTTACGCAATATTTATATTTCTCTGGGGCGCATTCTCATTCATTCAACCAAATTATGCGGTTGCAAAATCACCGAATGTGCTTGTGATTTACACCGACGATCAAGGCACGCTCGATGCCAACTGCTACGGGTCTGAGGACTTGATCACCCCGGCCATCGATCGACTGGCAGAAACCGGAATCCGGCTCACACAAATGTATTCCCCCAGTTGTATCTGCTCAGCTTCGCGGGCGGGATTACTGACGGGACGAATTCCTGTGCGAGCGGGGGTGCCGGGGAATGTCAGTTCGGAAAAAGGGAAGCCCGGTCTGCCTGCCAGCGAATACACAATGGCAGAAATGTTTCACGACGCTGGTTACGCGACTTATCATGTCGGCAAATGGCATTTGGGGTTCACTCCGGAAACGATGCCGAATGGTCAGGGTTTTGAAAGTTCGTTTGGCCACATGGGGGGCTGTATCGATAACTATTCCCACTACTTCTTCTGGAATGGCCCGAACCGTCATGACCTCTGGCGAAATGGGACGGAAATTCACGAGGATGGACAGTTCTTTCCCGACCTGATGGTCCGTGAAGTCAAATCGGCTATTGATGCGACAGAAGAGCGTCCTTTCTTCATTTACTGGGCGATCAATGTGCCTCACTATCCGTATCAGGGAACGCATGAATGGCGGGAAAAGTATGCAGACTTGCCTTCGCCGCGACGCGAATATGCCGAGTTCGTTTCGACAATGGATCAGAAAGTCGGACAGATTCTCGATTTCCTCGAACAGCGAAAACTGCGTGAAGAAACGATTGTCGTATTTCAATCCGATCATGGACATTCGACTGAAGAACGCGCGTTCTTTGGGGGTGGCAATGCGGGCCCGTATCGCGGAGCTAAGGGCTGCCTGTTTGAAGGCGGAATTCGCGTTCCTTCGCTGATCTCCTGGCCGCAGAAAATTCCAGCGGGAGAAACACGCGATCAAATGGCGACTGGCTGCGACTGGATGCCCACGCTGGCGAGTCTAACGGAAATTCCTCCTCCCGAAAATATGCTCGATGGTCGAGATCTATCCCAGTGCCTGCTCGATGAGGATCAAAAATCACCGCATAACTTTTTCTACTGGCAGATGGGCAACGGCAACAACGCGCAGTGGGCGGTTCGACAAGGCGATTGGAAACTTCTGGGAAATTGCCGTGATACCAGTAATCGAGGTGAGTTGACGGCTCAAGACAAAAAGAGCTTCCTGATTAATCTTAAATCAGATCCCGGGGAATCGAAAAATGTAGCTGATACTCATGCCGAACTGGTGCAGCAGTTGATGCAGCTTCGGTCGCAAACACTGGACTCGATGAAGTGA
- a CDS encoding MotA/TolQ/ExbB proton channel family protein, with product MEQIRHFLIAAGLMMCFSLCSSPYVFAQRETEPAPIPVAPEVADEPGADIPVKKSVIPTTPSQVVTALGWWGLPFGLATLISLWFSTERLVVLRRARVIPKPFVERFLHHLREGTIEPDEALQLCAENGSPVAQIFEHGVRKWGKPSVEVEQAIIDGGERQVSQMRKHLRVLNGVATVSPLIGLLGTVWGMIDAFNGIAGSDAMGSPEKLAAGIALALLTTAAGLMVAIPSLIIYMYLSGRVDRLVMDMDRLAQEVVYSISAEALHERSRQ from the coding sequence ATGGAGCAGATTCGACATTTCCTGATTGCAGCCGGTCTGATGATGTGTTTCAGCCTGTGTAGCTCTCCCTATGTATTCGCTCAACGTGAGACCGAACCTGCTCCAATTCCTGTGGCTCCAGAAGTTGCTGATGAACCAGGTGCGGATATTCCGGTCAAAAAGAGTGTGATTCCGACGACACCCTCGCAAGTTGTGACGGCTCTGGGCTGGTGGGGCTTGCCTTTTGGACTGGCAACACTCATTTCTCTCTGGTTCAGTACCGAACGACTCGTAGTTCTGCGTCGTGCTCGCGTCATTCCCAAGCCGTTTGTTGAACGCTTCCTGCATCATTTGCGTGAGGGAACCATCGAGCCGGATGAGGCTTTGCAGTTATGTGCCGAGAATGGCTCGCCTGTTGCTCAAATTTTTGAACATGGCGTTCGGAAATGGGGGAAGCCGAGTGTTGAAGTTGAACAGGCGATTATCGATGGCGGAGAACGTCAGGTGAGCCAGATGCGAAAGCATTTGCGAGTGCTCAACGGCGTGGCAACCGTTAGCCCATTGATTGGATTGCTTGGTACCGTCTGGGGCATGATCGATGCGTTCAACGGGATCGCCGGCAGCGATGCGATGGGCAGCCCGGAAAAACTGGCAGCCGGGATTGCTCTGGCACTGTTAACGACTGCTGCCGGTTTGATGGTCGCGATACCTTCGCTGATCATCTATATGTATCTCTCCGGACGCGTCGATCGGCTTGTGATGGATATGGATCGTCTGGCTCAGGAAGTCGTTTACAGCATTTCCGCAGAAGCATTGCACGAACGGTCACGGCAGTAA